The genomic window CTACGGATGACCTGAAGGTTGAACCTTCTTTTGTTTCATATTTAAGCAAAGTTCTTGGGGTAATATAAGTGCCGAACTGATTATGAAAATCTGCACGGATGCCGGTAATCCAAACCAACTTATCACCCTTCCAGTTAAATATGTTTTCTGCAAAAATGCCAGGGATATTTTCAGTTCTTTTATACTTACCTGCAAAGGTTCTGTTTAATGGATTTGCTGTAAAAAAAATATCCTCATTCAAAGAAAGATGCCTGTAACTTATACCTG from Thermococcus sp. MAR1 includes these protein-coding regions:
- a CDS encoding TonB-dependent receptor domain-containing protein, translating into GISYRHLSLNEDIFFTANPLNRTFAGKYKRTENIPGIFAENIFNWKGDKLVWITGIRADFHNQFGTYITPRTLLKYETKEGSTFRSSVGTGWRTVNLFSENIGLLVSSRDIVFTEQLRPERALNFGANFT